DNA from Solanum stenotomum isolate F172 chromosome 3, ASM1918654v1, whole genome shotgun sequence:
ACCCGCTTAGAATACCAAACCAGATGATATTTGTTGAGAAGTGCAAAATCGTATCCATACGATTCTCATTTTGTATCGTGATTAATTGGATCGTTTCTTTATGGATTCCTATCCCAAACTCTTCGAGATGTGTTTCCGAGTATCCCTTGATCATTTCGTTCAAGAAGAGGAGTTCCTCTAATTCTCATAATTTTTCTAGAAGACTCTTTTCTTGAATATTATTCAAGACAATTTGGGATTGCCCAGTATTCCACCAATTAGTAACCCAAGATTCCAGACATTTATTAACTGAGAAAGAAATCCACCAGGGCAAAAATACTATAGATGCAAGATAGAAAAGAGGAGTGAATGCTTTCTTTTTTGCCATTTTTTCGTCTGTAAATTATTAATCAACCCATTCGTACACTCTATGCGATCGAATATTTCTTACACACATTAGTTTTATACAAGGTATCGAACTTATGAATCTATTTTCTTTGTGATTTTGTGGTTAGTCTTTGAATCTAGAAAGAATACAGAAATAGGCTAAGAATTCACTTCGAATGAAGAAATTTAGAATATTGTTTCCTGATATCACAATTGGTCAACTTAAAAATAAAGTGTATCCCTTCGATGAATGATCGAAAGAACCACTTTAAGTAATGAATATTATTCAGATTTTGAGACGAAAGAACTCCTTTGCTATCAAAATATCCAATATTTCGAAAAAATTTCATTGATTACCCATAGTCAGGAATAGAATAATTGAGGGAATGATATTAggatgattaaaaaaaaatgactggCAAAGGATAAATTGGCTAGTTCTCAGTATTTAATTAAGAAATCCAATTTAATTAAGAAATCCAATTGTTGGTCATTAAAGAATACAAAAGAAAGAATTTCAAATTTACAAGATACGATCTATCTGGATCTAAAGTGTCAATTCCAATAAATattgaactaaaaaaattattgcttTCGAAATGATTTGCCGTCTGAGATGAATCTATTATTTCgatttgttatttgttattgAATTGCGTACGCATAAAGACCATAAAACGCATAAAGACCATAAAAAGAGTTTCATTTTATGGTTCTTTCATATACGTTTTCTTTAATTGCATGAACGTTCtgattctcaatttatcaaaatacttCAATTGGTACACGCAAGAAATAGGCTAATTCAGCAGCCTTTTGTTCAATTTCTCGTGGAGTCAAATTCTCATCAGTACGGGTCAAGGGAATGGACCCCTGGCCTCGGATGTCCATATAAAGAACACGACGAGCATAAATATCCTCTTTAACTTCTATTCTAACGGACTGAATATCTTTTATAAGGAATCGGAGGAATATGCGACGATTTTTTCTCGGAAATCCCCAACGAAAAATACAGACTATTCCTTCCTTTTTATCGAATTGATCATAACCACTACCTACATTCCAGGAAATTGTGCACCACAAATAAGAGCTAATAAAGAGACCCGCAATTCCGTAGAAAGACATCACGATTCCTTgtggaaaaaaatgatttgcTGAGGCGGAAAAAAAGATAGCAAATTTCTACCAAGATAACTGGAAGTTCCAACTAATAAGAAGCCTAATGAACCTAAAAAAAGGATCAAGGCCCAGcagaaattacttatttttcgAGACCCCGTTATAAGTTATATCCATATATCGTCTGATCGCCAAGTCATACTTTACTCGATTGCATTTTATTGGAATTGAGATAATACCCCAGAGAAATTTgactttacttttttgtttccGAAGTAACTCTCATCAACTAGCACTAGTTTGAGGTGAACTAGCACTAGTTTGATGTCAACCATTAGGAGTAATTCATCAAATTGGTTAAATCTAAAATAATAAcatactttttatttaatacGATCCCACTATACATATCGATATACATATAGATTCACCGACTACATTTCAGCCATCCAGAGATCCTGATCTATTTGAAAATTGCTAGAATTGATATATCCATATATCATGTTTCTGCGGGCATAAGAGTTTTTTCCTTTATGTTCGGTGGAAATCACATGTTATACTATATTCCAATAAATAGATAGCCATGGAGTTAAATAGTCTTTTTGGGGATAGAGGGACTTGAACCCTCACGATTTTTAAAGTCGACGGATTTTCCTTTTACTATAAATTTCATTGTTGCCGGTATTGACATGTAGAACGGGACTCTATCTTTATTCTCGTCCGATTAATCAGTTCTTCAAAAGATCTATTAGACTATGGAATGAATGATTTGATCAATGAATATTCGATTCTTTCTTAAATGTAGAATGGATTCACACCAATTCTTcgatttttatagaaaaattacgGATTCGGGTCGTcattaataatttgatatagtattcaatatgtatgtatatacgTTTATCCTTCACTTCATTCCTTTTCTTTCTGAAGTTTCGATGTAAAGAGTCCTCTACCAACGCATTTAACTCCATTTGTTAGAATAGCTTCCATTGAGTCTCTGCACCTATCCTTTTTTTCTGACCCTTTGTTTGTTTTCAGAAAACAGGATTTGGCTCAGGATTACCCATTTTCGTTAATTCCAGGGTTTCTTTGAATTTGAAAGTGATCACTTAGTAAGTTTCCATACCAAGGCTCAATCCAATTAAGTCCGTAGCGTTTACCAATTTCGCCATACCCgcctttctttttgttttgagaTTAGGATCTCGTTGTGATTtcattcctttttatttttctttcatttatacTGGAACCATTGAATTCATTAGATACTGATTCCTATCTCGAAAACACGTTTTCTCCTCTTTGATTTTCTTAACTATCTTCTATAGGAGACCCTTTTTTTGTCCaatcaaaaatgattttatcatttcGGAATCCGCAATTCAATATAGATGGATATATACCCGATCAATATGTCTCGCTTCCTGTCATTTTGCCATTCAATTTGGAATAGTTGAACGATCGATTCTTGTTTTTTATCTTCACTTTCCCCTGAAAGCGGAGGAATGTCTCATTAGTTATAACTAACCATTCCATTAAAcaattagaatttgaaataaatatagaatgagagatatatataatatagaactgtaataaaaagtatttcaaatgccaaaaaaagaaatgaaaaagaatatttaccATTCAATTCAAATTGAAAATCAAAGAATATTAACAATATTTACAATcactatttaataatattagtaTTAGAATTGGGATAAATCGAAATTCTAGATCGCTATATTAATCCTTATGCTCTAGAATATTCAATAGAATATTGACTAGTTAATAACTAAGATTTCAACTCCAGTAATTTAGTCAATTACTATGCATATAAGATTTCTGTGATGTGGGCCCGCTTAGCTTAGAGGTTAGAGCATCGCATTTGTAATGCGATGGTCATCGGTTCGATTCCGATAGCCGgcttttccctatttttttttttcattttttagatgATTGATAATGTTCCTTTGAAATCAAAGAATATTGAAATTGCGCCTTCCTCCTTTTCCAAAAGCTATTATAGGAACTTCCAATTATGTCAGcaaagaattatatatatatatatatatattagaaggGGTTCCGTATATTTATCTAATTCATcccattcttcttttctttatagTATTTATAGTATAAGTACACTATTTCAGTAAACTTCGCTTCATTTAGTTCTGTTTAGTTTTAGTTTAGGTTTATTctgtaaaataaaattcaataaaaaataaatagaaataagaATTCATTCGAAATACTAAATAAGAATAAGGCGTCTTTATGTCGCGTTACCGAGGACCTCGTTTCAAAAAAATACGACTCCTGGGGGCTTTACCAAGACTAACTAATAAAAAGCCTAGGACCGGAAGTGATCTTAGAAACCAATCGCGTTCCGATAGAAAATCTCAATATCGTATTCATctagaagaaaaacaaaaattgtgtTTTCATTATGGTCTTATAGAACGACAATTACTTAAATACGTTCGTCTCGCCAGAAAAGCCAAGGGGTCAACAGGTCAAGTTTTACTACAATTACTTGAAATGCGTTTGGATAACATCCTTTTTCGATTGGGTATGGCTTCCACTATTCCCGCAGCTCGTCAATTAGTTAACCATCAACATATTTTAGTTACTGGTCATATAGTAGATATACCGAGTTATCGCTGCAAACCCCGAGATATTATTACGGCAAAGGATGAACAAAAATCCAGAGCTCTGATTCA
Protein-coding regions in this window:
- the LOC125860443 gene encoding 30S ribosomal protein S4, chloroplastic, whose amino-acid sequence is MSRYRGPRFKKIRLLGALPRLTNKKPRTGSDLRNQSRSDRKSQYRIHLEEKQKLCFHYGLIERQLLKYVRLARKAKGSTGQVLLQLLEMRLDNILFRLGMASTIPAARQLVNHQHILVTGHIVDIPSYRCKPRDIITAKDEQKSRALIQISLDSSPHEELPNHLTLQPFKYKGLVNQIIDSKWVGLKINELLVVEYYSRQT